AAAGATCCCGAAGGCGAAATTTGGATTGATCCAACCATTGACAAAGAGACTTCGGATATGGATGCTCCCAATTAGGAAATCAAAGCCGATGCCTAGATTTCAGAAAATACCAATAGTGATGTGAGCTGTAAAAACATGTAGCTTTCTGTTCTTTAAAAAGTGCAAAACACGGTATTATAGCATGGAAATAAATTAAACGCTCATTTAAAAAGAAAATGCCGGAAACCCAAGAAAATTTTAGAGACTCTATTGCAACGGTCACCAAAGAGGGAAAAAGGGCGTGGATCTATCCGAAAAAACCGAGTGGTAGATTATACAATTATCGTAAACTGGGCAGTTATGTACTGTTGGTTTTTCTATTGGCATCTCCTTTTGTGAAAATCAATGGACACCAGTTTTTGATGTTCAATGTGCTGGAGCGCCGTTTCAATATCTTCGGTTACCCGTTCTGGCCACAAGATTTTCACCTGTTCGTTATTTCGATGATCATCGGGGTCATTTTCATCGCCCTGTTCACCGTGGCTTTTGGAAGGATTTTCTGCGGATGGATATGCCCCCAGACCATTTTTATGGAAATGGTCTTTCGACGTATCGAATATTGGATAGATGGTGACCGAGGTGCTCAAATACGGCTTGATAGGGCCCCGTGGAATACCAAAAAGATTAAGAAGCGAGTGCTGAAATGGACCATCTTCTTTATTATTTCTTTTTTGATCGCCAATGTGTTCTTGGCCTATTTAATAGGTAGTGACACTTTGATACAATACATAATTGATGGCCCCAAGGCGCATCTGAGTACCATGGTATCACTACTAATTTTTACCGGCGTATTCTATTTTATATTCGCCTGGTTCAGAGAGCAAGTGTGTATTATAGCGTGCCCATATGGTAGGTTGCAAGGTGTATTGCTCGACGATAAATCGATAGTGGTGGCCTATGACCATAAAAGGGGCGAGGGTGAAAAAGGGCGCAAAAAGTTTAGAAAAAATGAGGATAGGGACGCCTTGGGCTATGGCGACTGTATTGATTGCTTTCAATGTGTCAACGTGTGCCCAACGGGTATCGACATTCGCAATGGAACACAGTTGGAGTGTGTAAACTGTACCGCTTGTATCGATGAGTGTGACCACATCATGGAAAGCATCAACAAACCCAAAGGGTTGATTCGGTATGCCAGTGAACGTGAAATAACCAACAAAGAAAAATTTCGGTTCACTCCTCGCATGAAAGGGTATGCTGCCATATTGGTTATTTTGATTGGGGTACTTGTGGGGATGCTATTTCTTAGAAATGATGTTGAGGCCAACATACTTAGATTGCCCGGGCAATTATATGAAAGAAAAGAGAACAATATGATCAGCAATGTCTATACCTATAAATTGGTCAACAAAACCAATAAAGATATTGCAGACGTCAATTTTAAGCTTTTGTCGCATAAAGGAACCATAAAAATGGTCTCCCAAGATAGTTTTATGGTGCCAGCTCAGGGCTTAGCCAATGGAACCCTCTTCATCGAAATCAATAATTCGGCGCTAACTGGTGATAAACATAAACTAAAAATTGGGGTATATAGTGGTGATGAACTGATAGAGACAACGACAACACAATTTTTGGCCCCGAGAAGTTATAATTAGGCCCCTTGAGGCCTGTGCTGACGCAGTCGAAGTAAGGGAGCAAGGGGGGGTAAGACAAAATAAACTAAAGATTCCCTCCTTCGAGGGAATGAAAAAAAACTATTATGAAAATTAACTGGGGAACAGGCATCGTTTTGGCATTCATTGGCTTTATAGCCTTTATCATGTACTTCGTGGTGCGTATGAGCATCGATGACAGGGCCAACCATGATCTGGTCACGAAAGAGTATTACAAAAAAGAACTGGCTTATCAAGAAGAAATCGACCAGGCCAATGATGCGGTAAAGCACAACGCGGTACTAAAGATCGAGAAGACCGCAGATGGCTTTATGATTCATTTCCCCGAACAATTTGACCCTAAAGACATTTCAGGAAAAGTGTCCCTCTATAGACCGTCGAACAGGCATTTGGATTTTAACTTTCCCATAAGTTTGTCCAGTACACATTTGCTCATACCTGACAATCGCCTGCTAGACGGTCGGTGGGACATTACCGTACAATGGAAGCACAAAAATAACGCCTTCTTGCACAAAGAAAAGTTGATTTACTGAACATGGTTTTTTCAGCGGCCATATTAGGATTTTTGGGCAGTCTGCACTGTTTGGGCATGTGCGGCCCCATTGCCTTTATGTTGCCATTGGATAGGCATGACCAACTGAAAAAGGGCGGGCAGCTGTTCCTGTACCATTTGGGTAGAATATTGGCCTATTCGCTAATGGGCCTCGCTTTTGGTCTGGTGGGCAGGGGGCTCTATCTTTTCGGGGTACAGCAGAAACTTTCCATTTTAATAGGGGCCATTATGATTCTATTGGTATTGGTGCCCGGCAGGTATTTCAAAAAATATAGTTTGGCAAAACCGGTTTACGCCGTTTTGGCGAAAGTAAAGTCACGCTTGGGGCAAGCGCTTCAAAAGAGAACCCCAGACACCTTTTTGACCATCGGTTTTTTAAATGGTTTTTTGCCCTGTGGGTTGGTCTACATGGCGCTGTTGGGGGCCATTGCCATGGGCAGTGCAATACAAGGCGCATTTTACATGTCGTTGTTTGGCCTGGGAACCATACCTCTGATGACGACTTCAGTTTATATAGGTAGTTGGCTAAAAGCACCGGTCAAGGCTAAAATACAAAGGTTGATCCCTGTTTTTGTTGTGCTGGTAGGTACGCTATTTATTTTGAGGGGGCTGGGTTTGGGTATTCCCTATGTGTCACCGAAGCCAGTGAACACTCATATGGTATCAGCTGAAATGGAATGCCATCAACCGTGAAATCTTGAATTAACGATGTTACATCGAGCGCAGTCGAGATGCTCTCAAAAATAATTTGGATAGGTTCTCGACCCGGTCCATGCCGGGCGAAGCCAAAGTACTTAAACTGACGTAAATATACATAGTAACAATGCGAATCACCACAGCAGAAGAAACCGTACAAGTAGTAAAATCAGGAGACCGGGTGTTCATTCAAGGGGCTGCCATGACCCCCAATGAACTGGTCAATGCCCTTTGCGAAAGACACAAAGAAGTTGAAAACGTAGAGATCATCTCCATACATACCGAGGGAGATGCCCCATATACACAACAGCCCTATTGCAATAGCTTTCGGTTGAATTCTTGTTTTGTGGGCGGCAATGTCAGAAAAAGTGTCAATAGCCTGAAAGCCGATTACATACCGATATTCTTGAGCGAGATTCCCCGTTTGTTCAAATCTGAATATTTGCCATTGGACGTTGCCATTGTGCAGGTTTCGCCCCCCGACAAACACGGGTATTGCTCATTGGGGGTGTCTGTAGATGTAGCGCTTCCTGCCGTGAGAACGGCCAAAAAAATTATTGCACAGATAAATCCTTATGTGCCAAGAACCCATGGCACCGGTATTGTGCATATTGATCAAATTGAATTTGCGACAGAGGTGAACAGGCCGATACATGAACACAATCCGACCGAAATCTCCGAACTGGAGCATAAAATCGGTGCAAACGTGGCCACGCTGATTGAAAACGGGGCAACGTTGCAGATGGGTATCGGCAATATTCCCAATGCGGTACTGTCAAACCTGAAAGACCACAAGAATCTGGGCATCCATACCGAGATGTTCTCAGATGGGGTGTTGCCCTTGCTCGAGAGCGGCGTTATCAATGGTGCGGAGAAAGTGGTCAAAAAAGGCAAGATAGTTAGCTGTTTTGCAGTGGGATCTCGTAAGCTCTATGATTTTATAGATGATAACCCCATTTGTGATTTTAGGGATTCAGGCTATACCAATGATACGGCTAGAATCAGAAGAAATCCTAAGGTAACGGCCATTAACAGTGCCATTGAAATTGACCTGACCGGTCAGGTGTGCGCCGATACCATTGGCAGCTATCAGTTTTCTGGGGTAGGGGGGCAGATGGACTTTATTCGTGGTGCCTCGCTGTCTGAGGGAGGTAAGCCTGTTTTTGCGATATCATCGGCCACCAACAAGGGCATTTCTAAAATAGTTCCCTTTCTGAAACAGGGCGCCGGGGTAACCACCACCCGTGCCCATGTGCACTATGTTGCCACTGAATACGGCGTGGTGAATCTCTATGGCAAGAACCTGAAACAGCGGGCGAAAGCCTTAATTTCCATAGCCCATCCAGACCATAGGGAAGCTTTGAAAAAAGCAGCTTATGAACGATTTAACGGATTTTGAAACTTGTCTTGGCAAGAATTATTATTTCATTTTAACAATGGCGCAGAAAGAAAAGAACGATATTGTCAATAGGGATGATGTTTCACTTTTGGTCAATACCTTTTATGGAAAGATCAGAAGACATGACCTCCTGGGCCCTATCTTCAATAGCATCATAACAGACTGGGAAAGCCATCTTGAGCTACTGACCGATTTCTGGGAGACCCAATTGTTTCTCAAAGGGAAGTACCGTGGCAA
This portion of the Flagellimonas lutaonensis genome encodes:
- the ccoG gene encoding cytochrome c oxidase accessory protein CcoG, which produces MPETQENFRDSIATVTKEGKRAWIYPKKPSGRLYNYRKLGSYVLLVFLLASPFVKINGHQFLMFNVLERRFNIFGYPFWPQDFHLFVISMIIGVIFIALFTVAFGRIFCGWICPQTIFMEMVFRRIEYWIDGDRGAQIRLDRAPWNTKKIKKRVLKWTIFFIISFLIANVFLAYLIGSDTLIQYIIDGPKAHLSTMVSLLIFTGVFYFIFAWFREQVCIIACPYGRLQGVLLDDKSIVVAYDHKRGEGEKGRKKFRKNEDRDALGYGDCIDCFQCVNVCPTGIDIRNGTQLECVNCTACIDECDHIMESINKPKGLIRYASEREITNKEKFRFTPRMKGYAAILVILIGVLVGMLFLRNDVEANILRLPGQLYERKENNMISNVYTYKLVNKTNKDIADVNFKLLSHKGTIKMVSQDSFMVPAQGLANGTLFIEINNSALTGDKHKLKIGVYSGDELIETTTTQFLAPRSYN
- a CDS encoding FixH family protein, with protein sequence MKINWGTGIVLAFIGFIAFIMYFVVRMSIDDRANHDLVTKEYYKKELAYQEEIDQANDAVKHNAVLKIEKTADGFMIHFPEQFDPKDISGKVSLYRPSNRHLDFNFPISLSSTHLLIPDNRLLDGRWDITVQWKHKNNAFLHKEKLIY
- a CDS encoding sulfite exporter TauE/SafE family protein, coding for MVFSAAILGFLGSLHCLGMCGPIAFMLPLDRHDQLKKGGQLFLYHLGRILAYSLMGLAFGLVGRGLYLFGVQQKLSILIGAIMILLVLVPGRYFKKYSLAKPVYAVLAKVKSRLGQALQKRTPDTFLTIGFLNGFLPCGLVYMALLGAIAMGSAIQGAFYMSLFGLGTIPLMTTSVYIGSWLKAPVKAKIQRLIPVFVVLVGTLFILRGLGLGIPYVSPKPVNTHMVSAEMECHQP
- a CDS encoding acetyl-CoA hydrolase/transferase family protein, whose protein sequence is MRITTAEETVQVVKSGDRVFIQGAAMTPNELVNALCERHKEVENVEIISIHTEGDAPYTQQPYCNSFRLNSCFVGGNVRKSVNSLKADYIPIFLSEIPRLFKSEYLPLDVAIVQVSPPDKHGYCSLGVSVDVALPAVRTAKKIIAQINPYVPRTHGTGIVHIDQIEFATEVNRPIHEHNPTEISELEHKIGANVATLIENGATLQMGIGNIPNAVLSNLKDHKNLGIHTEMFSDGVLPLLESGVINGAEKVVKKGKIVSCFAVGSRKLYDFIDDNPICDFRDSGYTNDTARIRRNPKVTAINSAIEIDLTGQVCADTIGSYQFSGVGGQMDFIRGASLSEGGKPVFAISSATNKGISKIVPFLKQGAGVTTTRAHVHYVATEYGVVNLYGKNLKQRAKALISIAHPDHREALKKAAYERFNGF
- a CDS encoding group III truncated hemoglobin, whose translation is MNDLTDFETCLGKNYYFILTMAQKEKNDIVNRDDVSLLVNTFYGKIRRHDLLGPIFNSIITDWESHLELLTDFWETQLFLKGKYRGNPVIVHQEVDDKMDGTITSEHFGQWINLWFETLDALFDGERAWIAKNRAQKMSTMLYMQIYQHRQAKK